The DNA sequence ATGTATTCTGGACATTGTTCTCTAATTACTTCTTCACACAGGTCTAAATCTTTTGCATAATTCCAATGATTGTAATCTTCATAAACAGAACCTAAAAGAGCTCTTGTTTTTTTAGGAAGAATAATATCATAATCTTTAAAAATTTTATCAATATCTTCTCTTTCAAGTCTATGACCTAATCTCCATTTAGCAAAATAACGCCTATAATGAACTAATCCAATAATATCTACTTCACTATTCTTCCAAATCCAGTAAAGACCAGTTAATTCACAATAAGAAGAGTTTTTATTTGATATATTGTCTCCTATATCATCACTTAGAAAACCAAGATTATCTTTACCATCCCTACCTACAAAAAGAGGTAGATAAACATCATTTGCATCTATGTCTTTAATATCTTCTTCACTATGAGAGACAACATAAACTTGAATTTTTGAATTTTTCATGATTTTATCCCTAATAAAAAATTTTAAAAAAATAAGAAAAGATCTTAATTGAATAATAAATTATTAATAAATTATTTTATAAAAATACTCATTTATAAAAAAAATAAGTTTCTTTAAATAATAATTTATATTTTTTAAATATTACTTTATAAGTTTAACTATAATAATCAAATAAAAATAAAAATAAAATTTATAAAAAAATAAAAAAGAAAAATGTGAAAAGAACTAAAATAATAAAAAATAAAATCAGTTATCCTAAGCTTTTAACTAATTTTAAAGCCTCTTCAATGACTTTCCACATATCATAATATTGATACATTCCAAGTCTTCCACCAAAGATAAGATTATCCTCTTTATCTGCTAACTGTTTATACTTAGCAAACAATTCACTATTTTTATCATCATTCATTGGATAATAAGCCTCTTCACCTTTCTGCCAGGTTTTTGGATATTCTCTTGTAATTACAGTTTTATCAGATTCTATATTTTCAAAATGTTTATGCTCAATAATTCTTGTAAATGGAGTTTCTCTATCTGTATAATTAATAACTGCATTTCCTTGATAATTTTCAATATCTAAAGTTTCAAACTCAAAATCCAATCCTCTGTATTCAAGCTCTCCAAAACAATAATCATAATATTGATCTATCATTCCAGTGAAAATTATTTTATCTGCAATATTTAACCATTTTTCTCTATCCTCAAAGAAATCAGTGTTTAACTTTACATC is a window from the Methanobrevibacter olleyae genome containing:
- a CDS encoding DUF4422 domain-containing protein, with translation MKNSKIQVYVVSHSEEDIKDIDANDVYLPLFVGRDGKDNLGFLSDDIGDNISNKNSSYCELTGLYWIWKNSEVDIIGLVHYRRYFAKWRLGHRLEREDIDKIFKDYDIILPKKTRALLGSVYEDYNHWNYAKDLDLCEEVIREQCPEYIESYKKVINGKELYYYNMFIAKKEVIDPYCEWVFPILFEVEKRVDMTGYDDYQKRIYGFLTERLFDVWMDKQNLKVKESELKVNGLRLNVHMWLVKRAIVRWAYVHIFIALLHKDMRR